aatatatattttataggttaacatatattttatataagtgactaatttttggtatttacgcgtagtaaaataaaaaatagtattggGCGATGAATAATAGCAAACTAACCTCAgaaataacaagagaaatagTTCTAGAATTCTTATAGCTTGCTTTTTTAATTGCTATAGTTGCTTCCTTGTATTTATGACCAAGGAAACTAGAACAAATGAGACAAAGCCTGTATGAACTCCTAAATTGTTGGAGAATTTTCTGACACTTTCCATAGGCGGTTGTGCCACAATGTATATCATAACAATTCCTACACCATATTTGTTGTGGCCATCAACCTTCCCCATATTGATTTATCTACTATTATtttgctttctttattttccaCCACTATGCCTGCCTCGTCCTATGCCTTTCATGTAGTTGTGCACAATCAAAGAGGGTAATAAGTTGACACTTGATATTGTCCTCTCTAATGAAAAATACTGATAATTTTGAAATGACTAGCGCATTTGTTTTcgttatttgtataaaataatatattagtcaatattagtatattttttcgaatttttcgCAGTATTTTTAACTCActaaattaaagattaattcGTTACagatttgagttttatttaaagatttgtCATTAGACAATGGATTACTGTATATACAGGACGTGACTTAAACTCGCAACACTTGTTTAAGCAGATAAGTAagctaattatttaataaactcaaattaatttcaatactaataatatatttgtttttagaATAATATGAGACGAACTTATTCCATAAATTtgtttaataaacaaaatactTGTTATATTCAAATCTTAGGAGATTTTTTTGTCCCTCTATATTCTTCATAGAAAAAATTGGAGATTCGTCACTCGTCAATATTTGTATGTACTTTTTATTTGTCTATGTACTTACTATGTAGTAAAATCAGATTCTACGActacaatttaaaaattcaccataaattatatatttaatgaaaAGATTTCAAGTTCTTCAGTTCAGTTCTAAATATTCCCAAGTTTAACCAGCACTTGGTTCCACGCAATTTCGATCATCACAGAATTAGTTACAGCCTTTCAAAGTTACTGTATTCATTTAAAGATAATgcagaaaatcaaatttcacgacttaactttgaaaaatcataactaaTTCCTTAGTTAATACGAAACCATCAAAATTGAATCCTAAAAACTACACTTGCTAATGTTTACTCAACTTTTAACCTCATACCATTTCGATGTCTAACAAATTACTGGATCGTCCTCAAAGGTAccattctattttaaaaatcagATTCTTAGTAATAGTTTAGTCTTTTAAGTTCTAATCCCTCAACAATTCTTAAttcaatatcaaatatatcGAATGATTATTTCAACCTTAATCAATTATACATAATCAGTAAAAATCACAATTCTCAACTATTCTCGAGTCACTTTTACAGCCGTAGCAATATACCAAACAACAATTTCAACAGCCAGCAGTCAAGAATTCAGTCATCTACCACACATAGTTACACTCAATTCAACCACAACTCCAAACACAATCTCAAATATTCCAATCATAATCTCAGCCACAATCCAACATTCATATAATCAATCAATTATTCCAGCTATTAATCCTACTTGTAATTATTCTATAAACTTTGTAgacattcttaaattaaaactaTTTAAATTAAACCCCCTACCTTGATTAGCcgaaatttgataattaaacGGAGCAAACCCCTCTTTTGTTTTAATTCGTAGCAGCAACAGACTCGAACCGAACTAGCAACAGCAGCAGCAACTCTAAcagttatttattattatcgaTAATATCAACTATGATAGTTTCATCAGCAGACAGAAAAGACATAGCAGTAGTATTAAACAGAGACAGATTTTCCTTACTCATAACAGAAAAAGACTAAGGAACAAGATGGAAGCAAAGCAAGGATTAAAGCTTATGAATTTAAGAATAGAGGAATTGGAATCAAAGCAGTGATTTCCACGACGGCTCTATTGATGGGAGCACGGCGCAACCGCAACGGTTTTGACCCTAATCAACGGCAGCGATGACAGCAGAGCAGGACGGCGCGAGGACGGATCTCATGCTTCCCCTCCTTGTCGCATTTCTGGTTCTCTGCCTCTGGTGCTTCTCGTGCGTCTCATCGCTTCTCTTCCTCTCGCATGGGATAAAGCAACGGCCAGAGTACAGCGGTGGCGACTGCCTCAATGGCGACAGAACAGAACGCGACGTTCTCTCCTAGCCCTAGCAACAGCGGCAATGGATTGATAGTGGTGGAAACAGACCGACGCGGATAATATCTCCCCCTCTCTCGTGTGATAGCTTCGGCCGCCTCTCTATGTGACGACAACGACGACGACAACAGCAGTTCCCTCTTCCAACAGCGACATCCCTCCtcctctcttccttcttctccctcgtcataactttaatttcaatttatataaaataactaattaaaataaaagttgtACTTAAacattaattaacttaaactcaaagtatttataaaaatcaatttaatcattcctaataaattaatctctaagaactcaaactaataaataaaccataattcattcataataaaaattacttaaattaaattatataatacttccattactaaattttattttcaaatcatataaaataaccaattataaaaataacataagaatattaattaacttaaactccaaatattaataaaactaatttaattacgattaatttataaaataagatatcaaattaataaaataaatcgtaACTTTTTCAGAATAAAAGttacttaaattaaattgtacgattctttcttatttttcatttactaaaattatacaaaatatttcaTTATAATAAGATTACTTAAGAAGATTAATTGATTCAAAATAAAACTATCTCcgaatctatttaattatttctaataaaataatttctaaaattataaagtttaaatttaataagataaaatcacaatttattcatattttgattttcaaaaatgcgGAATGTTACAGCGTGGGCCACGGTACGGTGTTAGGCCtaataaaagaaaggaaattATCAACGCAAGTTAGCACAGATGGATGAGGATTTGTGTTTTTTAACCATCTCTCTCGAGTTCGATATtcactaaataataataataataataataataataataataataataataataataataccagtgcacttatatttttaattaaaatttatagtcTCAAACATATAATTTGTTTCTCAAACTTATTAAccataaataataatcaaagtACAATTATAAccctatatttattattttcaaatcaaattaaatcattATTTCTACTAAAATATGTTTCAATTATAACAAACCCAGAATTTTTGAacactaaattctaaatttttgaacTTTAAATCATAAACCTAAAATATAAATGTAAGCCCTAACTCTATCTAAACTCTAACCCATAATCATTAttccctaaatcctaaacctagAATCTAAACTCTAaatccaaaatcctaaaccctaaacgctaaatcataaaccctaaattttaaatcctaatcCCTGAATTCTAAATTCCGTATAATCTTAAAcacttggattttttttaattctgaatccattctaaattaataaattaaaacttagaACTTTTTTGTGAATATAtagtaatacttttttttatccaacttaaattaataaattaaagccttagtacttttttaatttattaattttaaagtaataaattaaaatcatccctaaaaaattaaaaaatcataaattctaaatctaaaactcaaaatcctaaatcctaaattctaaactcTATATAATCACAAatactttctattttttaattctaaaaccaccttaaatatatttatttatttatttttgctttcCGTTTTTTTTAACTCATCGCTTGCCCTAAGAAAAGCCTCTTCATGCACAAAAGTTTTAACAGGCCATATATACTTACAATCTGTTACGGTCTGGCCCAAGTCACGTACGGGTCGGCCCGACCCATCGAGGACCCGATCCGAGCGGTCGAGCTCACAGCGTTCGCCACGACACCTGGATACGCGTCCTCACCATTCCCCCAACACAGCTGGGAGGAAGCTTCGTAGAAAGTGGGCTCGTCCCCTCagggcccacctctgacacagtataaatggggaaggacctgcccttcccccaaggtacgtGACATATCTTACATAATCTATTTCTCGCCTACACACCGactgactagagcgtcggagtgtctttgcaggtgacccCCCCACTCCATCTTCCCACAACGAGAGTTCGGCTACTCGGAAGATAGGGCTCGGCACACCCGTTCGAAGACGAGCAATCCAGTCGCTTCACACCCCTACCCGAACTGTCCGGTAACCGTGATCCCGAACATTGGCACCGTTTGTGGGGACACGCTGTTATGGAAGTTGTGCGGGGCCCTGGGGACCAAGGCCGAGCAGCCGGCGCAGAGGCGGCAGCCTCTGTCGCTTCACCAGGAGGACGACGAAGGTCCCCCCGACAACGCATCGAACCGCGCACAAGGATGTGAGAGACACGACCTTTCAGAGGAACTGGCGGTGACAGCGCCCGAATAATGCAGGAGCTATGCCACAGAGTCCAAAATCTAGAGAGACAACTAGCCGATCAGGAGCACGATCGATGGACCACCGATCCTACTTACTCCCCGTCCCCCGAGAGCCGGGAGAGAGATTCCTACCAGAGTCCCCCAAGAAGACTCCCCTATCCCGAGAAGACGAAACGACACAATCATCTACTCCCGAGCCAAGGAAACGCGCCACACGAGACGAGATCGCGAAGGCGAAGAAGGAAGGCATGCGAGGACGCGACAACCCGTGATAATGGGCGCCACCCCATTCCATCAATCCATCCTTGAGGTCCGGTTGCCGAGGCACttcgacaaaccaacggacatgaggtacgatGGAACCCAAAACCCTCTGGAACACCTCACGACTTTTGAGGCTAGAATGAATCTGGAGGGAGTAGGAGACGAGGTAAGGTGCCGGGCCTTCCCGGTCACCCTAGCCGGACCTGCGATCCGATGGTTTAACGGCCTCCCGCAAGGGTCCATCTGTGAGTTTTTGGACATCAGTCGGGTTTTCTTGGCTCAATTCACAACACGAATAGCGAAGGCAAAACACCCGATCAATCTGCTCGGGATAACCCAAAGGCCCGAGGAGCTGACTAGGAAATACCTAGACTGCTTCAACGACGAATGCTTAGAAATTGATGGCCTAACCGATTCGGTGGCCAGCCTCTGTCTGACGAACGGCCTCCTGAACGAGGACTTTCGAAAATACCTCACCACGAAACCGGTTTAGACGATGCACGAAATCCAAACGGTGGCAAAGGAATACATAAATGATGAGGAAGTTAGCTAGGTCGTGGCTGCCAATAAACGGCATCACGGCTACAATCAACTGAGGCAACAGGGCAACGGAGAACGCCAAAAAGAACAAACTAAAGAAGGAGGACCGAGCAAGGCACCCAGACCGTTTTCCCGAATCGGGAAGTTCACAAACTACACTCCCCTCACTCTCCCCATCATGGAAGTCTACCAGCAAATAGCCGAGAAAGGGATCTTGTCGAAGCCCCGACCACTCAAGGACCGCACGGAGGAAAACAAGAGCCTCTACTGTGACTACCACAAGGGCTATGGACACCAAACACAAGACTGCTTTGACCTGAGGGATGCATTAGAGCAAGCCATAAGGGACGGTAAACTCTCAGAATTCTCCCATCTTATAAGAGAGCCGAGGAGGCGACATCGGGACTTGGACGATGAAGGAAGGACCCGGTCGACAAAGCGACGACAAGAGCCAGAAGACAAAGACCACGGTCTCACCGTGATAAATGTGGTAACCGCCAAAAACGTGGCACCAAGGTCGAGGTCGGCACACAAGAAAGACGCCAAGATCCTAGCGGTCTCCTCCACGCCGATGCGAAGCTCGAAGAAGCCCCCATCTATCTCCTTCGGCCCGGAAGATCAGTGGTTCAACGAGGCCCCTGAAAATCCACCCATGCTCATTACGGCCAGGGTTGGGACAGGTCTCGTAAAACGGATCCTTGTTGACACGGGGACAGACTCGAACATCATGTTTCGCAACGTGTTCGACGCTCTGGGATTAAAGGACGCCGACTTGTCGACTCACCAGCACGGGGTCATCGGACTAGGCGTCCACTTCCTCAAGCCAGATGGAATAAAATCCCTGCCGATATCCGTTGGACACGTCCAAGGCCGAAGATCGGCGATGGCTGAGTTCGTGGTCCTCCAATATTCTACGGCCTACAACATCATTTTGGGGAGGAAGATGATTAACGATATTGAGGCAATAATCAACACAAACTACTAGTCATGAAGTTCGTTACCAACGACGGATCTATAGGATCCATAAGGGGAGACCTAGAAACGGCGGTTGCTTGCAACAACGCCAGCCTCTCCCTAAGGAAGAAATCCAAAGAGGCGTCAGGGGTGTTCCTGGCTGACTTGGACACCAGGGTTGACGACAAGCCCAGACCGGAACCGGAGAGGGACATGGAGAAATTTACGATCGGTGACATGGAGGACAAGTTCACATTTGTCAATAAGAATCTTCCACAAGAACTGAAGGAACCCTTGGTAGAAATGATCAGGGCCAATGGGGACTTGTTTGCCTGGACATCggccgacatgccgggcatagaccctAGAGTTATGTCACATCACCTGGCCGTCAGAGCAGAATCCCGTCCAGTGGCTCAGAGGAGGAGAAAGATGTCGCGCGAAAGGGCGGAGGAGGTGGCCAGGCAGACGGCCAGCCTCCTTGAAACGGGTTTCATATGGGAACTAGACTACTCGACCTGGCTCTCGAACGTAGTGCTAGTAAAGAAGCACAAcggtaaatggagaatgtgcgtagaCTACTCAGACCTCAACAAGGCATGCCCCAAGGACTGTTTCTCCCTCCCCAACATAGATGCCCTCATCGACGCGGCGGCGGGTTACCGATATCTGAGCTTTATGGATGCCTATTCCGGCTACAatcagataccgatgcaccgaCCCGACGAGGCTAAAACAGCATTTATAACGCCAGGAGGAACCTTCTGCTAAAGGGTAATGCTGTTCGGCCTAAAAAACGCGGGAGCGACGTACCAAAGACTGATGAACAAAATATTTGGTGACCTCATGGGCAAGACGGTGGAGGTTTATATGGATGACATCCTCGCAAAGACTGCACGACCTGATGACCTCCTGAATGACCTTAGAAGTGTATTCACGTCCCTCCGACAACACGGCATGAGGCTTAATCCCCTCAAATGCGCCTTCGCCATGGAGGCTGGAAAGTTCCTAGGATTCATGATAACCCAAAGAGGGGTAGAAGCTAATCCGGAAAAATACCAAGCGGTACTTCAGATGAAGAGCCCAGGTTGTATCAAAGACGTCCAGAGGCTGGTAGGGCGATTGACCTCGCTATCCCATTTTCTCGGAGCTTCGGCAGCAAAGGCCCTACCTTTCTTTAACCTCATGAAGAAAGGGATAGCATTCGAATGGACGCCCGCGTGTGAAGAAGCCTTTAGACATTTCAAGGAAATCCTAGCGGCACCCCCCGTACTCGGAAAGCCAAAGGCCGGAGAGCCACTATACCTATACCTCGCCATAACAAGAGAAGCCCTG
This sequence is a window from Arachis duranensis cultivar V14167 chromosome 2, aradu.V14167.gnm2.J7QH, whole genome shotgun sequence. Protein-coding genes within it:
- the LOC107473403 gene encoding uncharacterized protein LOC107473403 translates to MGATPFHQSILEVRLPRHFDKPTDMRYDGTQNPLEHLTTFEARMNLEGVGDEVRCRAFPVTLAGPAIRWFNGLPQGSICEFLDISRVFLAQFTTRIAKAKHPINLLGITQRPEELTRKYLDCFNDECLEIDGLTDSVASLCLTNGLLNEDFRKYLTTKPV
- the LOC107473404 gene encoding uncharacterized protein LOC107473404, with protein sequence MEVYQQIAEKGILSKPRPLKDRTEENKSLYCDYHKGYGHQTQDCFDLRDALEQAIRDGKLSEFSHLIREPRRRHRDLDDEGRTRSTKRRQEPEDKDHGLTVINVVTAKNVAPRSRSAHKKDAKILAVSSTPMRSSKKPPSISFGPEDQWFNEAPENPPMLITARVGTGLVKRILVDTGTDSNIMFRNVFDALGLKDADLSTHQHGVIGLGVHFLKPDGIKSLPISVGHVQGRRSAMAEFVVLQYSTAYNIILGRKMINDIEAIINTNY